Proteins encoded within one genomic window of Tachysurus vachellii isolate PV-2020 chromosome 16, HZAU_Pvac_v1, whole genome shotgun sequence:
- the LOC132859291 gene encoding myelin-associated glycoprotein-like — protein sequence MKALERFVITFCLFQAVLCREFFISLPESTEAMKGLCVLIPCNFEFEEQYDEELQYSPRGVWYKGDSLAKYKVYSSKTTESNKVDGKIIGDLHRKNCTTIFYNISESDSGEYFFRIVSGNLKYIYPSSLYLNVRASPISPSITLYTEDKGEVEDHNEVVEGTSLSLICSARSPCPFNPPIITWNFLPDERRQKQYHNNRFSSSKLNFTATHLHHGLDFTCTATYQLQNHNKSARSSYTLHVLYGPRNTSVSVSPSDSVLLGSSVSLSCSSDANPAVLNYTWYRQNGEQIGTGNQLTISKIVSTHSGLYYCRAQNQHGYQKSSVFLDVQYAPQVSPSSNCNNAHGLTMCSCEVHGNPSPKLVWHLSGQTVVPSESASIREETVSDTGLKSFITIHQSFIDTPTLQCIGINKLGVDTHLFNPIISECRYTILPYLVLALSVVLLLCFGIISFLIYKLKQLFGKIKVLKSGNIYTSLQRSAPNVYEILQTHRETRLQENKV from the exons ATGAAAGCTTTAGAGAGATTTGTAATCACCTTTTGTCTGTTTCAAG ctgtTTTGTGTAGAGAATTTTTCATCAGTCTACCAGAAAGTACAGAAGCGATGAAAGGCCTCTGTGTTCTCATACCATGCAATTTTGAATTTGAAGAACAATATGATGAAGAACTACAATACAGTCCTAGAGGAGTCTGGTACAAAGGTGACAGTTTGGCAAAATACAAAGTCTATTCTTCTAAAACTACTGAAAGCAACAAGGTTGATGGCAAAATAATAGGAGACCTACACAGAAAGAACTGCACAACCATCTTCTACAACATCAGTGAAAGTGACAGTGGAGAATATTTCTTTAGGATAGTGTCTggaaatctaaaatatatttatccttcttctctttatttaaatgtcagaG CATCTCCAATCAGCCCCTCAATAACACTGTATACAGAGGATAAGGGGGAGGTGGAAGACCACAATGAGGTGGTGGAGGGAACTTCACTGAGTCTCATTTGCTCTGCTCGATCTCCATGTCCCTTCAACCCCCCTATTATTACGTGGAACTTTCTGCCTGACGAGAGAAGACAGAAGCAGTACCATAACAACAGATTCAGTTCCTCTAAGCTGAACTTCACTGCTACTCATTTGCATCATGGACTTGATTTCACCTGCACTGCCACCTACCAGCTCCAGAACCATAACAAATCAGCACGGAGCTCTTATACTCTACATGTTCTGT ATGGTCCTAGAAACACATCAGTATCAGTGTCTCCATCTGATTCAGTACTTTTGGGCAGTTCAGTGTCTCTGAGTTGCAGCAGTGATGCAAACCCAGCAGTGCTGAACTACACCTGGTACAGACAGAACGGAGAACAGATAGGAACCGGAAACCAACTTACCATCAGCAAGattgtttctacacacagtGGTTTATACTATTGTAGAGCTCAAAACCAGCACGGATATCAGAAATCTTCTGTCTTCCTGGATGTTCAGT atgcTCCCCAGGTTTCTCCCTCCTCAAATTGTAACAATGCTCATGGTTTGACCATGTGTTCCTGTGAGGTTCATGGAAATCCTTCTCCTAAATTGGTATGGCATCTCTCTGGTCAAACTGTTGTGCCCTCTGAGAGTGCATCCATCCGAGAGGAGACTGTGAGTGACACAGGTTTAAAAAGCTTCATTACCATCCATCAGTCTTTTATAGACACACCCACTCTGCAGTGTATTGGCATCAATAAACTGGGCGTCGACACACACCTGTTTAATCCCATCATATCAG AATGCAGATATACCATATTACCTTATCTGGTTCTAGCTCTTTCTGTGGTTCTCCTTCTGTGTTTTGGTATTATTAGTTTTCTCATCTACAAATTAAAGCA attatttggaaaaataaag GTTCTTAAGAGTGGGAATATTTATACTTCTCTCCAGCGTTCTGCTCCAAACGTGTATGAGATTTTGCAGACTCACAGAG AAACGAGACTACAAGAGAACAAAGTCTAA